From a single Vibrio chagasii genomic region:
- a CDS encoding trypsin-like serine protease: MNLNQAISPINKVVVGLLAPLIYSSSVMAIENAVEPTPDAGVTPYIVNGSNASVSDFPSMASLFIDRIDYDGVYSTGAYCGATILNPTHILTAAHCIYGNEEGQLFTTVVPQLEDTSEFPNGNIQKSRVVEVYYRSDYSDNLSDLLRNDVAVLKLESALNIDSVNDVVKRPSDDSYRIGVNDFVAVGHGDTRSGFDATTILQRAPLHHVDNTTCASAFSDGSALTDNQICFVGDFSVFTQLYGGTCQGDSGGPVYWLDGADYRQVGITSFGPETCGGSSTVTSVFTEIYDYKDWIDSVVAGNETPKFVSTDAKRTAYVNARTSSGSSSGGSVSFGLLGMLMLIAGVRKAVKR, encoded by the coding sequence ATGAATTTGAATCAAGCAATTAGTCCTATAAACAAAGTCGTTGTAGGTCTTTTAGCGCCTTTGATTTATTCATCAAGTGTTATGGCTATAGAGAATGCGGTTGAACCGACTCCTGATGCGGGCGTGACACCTTATATTGTTAATGGCAGCAATGCATCAGTTAGCGATTTCCCTTCAATGGCGAGTTTGTTTATCGATCGTATTGATTACGATGGTGTGTACTCGACAGGTGCGTATTGCGGCGCAACCATTTTAAATCCGACTCATATTCTGACCGCCGCGCACTGTATTTACGGTAATGAAGAAGGTCAGCTGTTTACAACAGTGGTACCGCAACTTGAAGATACGTCTGAATTTCCTAATGGTAATATCCAGAAATCGCGCGTAGTTGAAGTTTACTATCGAAGTGACTACTCGGATAACCTAAGTGATCTTCTACGTAACGACGTTGCTGTTTTAAAGCTTGAAAGTGCATTGAACATTGATTCAGTGAATGATGTGGTTAAGCGTCCTTCAGATGATAGCTACCGTATCGGCGTAAATGACTTTGTAGCAGTTGGGCACGGAGACACTCGTTCTGGTTTTGATGCTACGACGATTTTGCAAAGAGCACCGCTTCACCATGTAGATAACACTACGTGTGCGTCGGCTTTCTCTGATGGCTCTGCTTTAACAGATAATCAGATTTGTTTCGTCGGTGATTTCAGTGTATTTACTCAATTATACGGCGGTACTTGCCAAGGTGACTCTGGTGGCCCAGTTTACTGGTTAGACGGCGCGGATTACCGACAAGTTGGTATTACAAGCTTTGGCCCAGAAACGTGTGGGGGAAGCTCTACTGTGACTTCGGTATTTACAGAGATCTATGACTACAAAGATTGGATTGATAGTGTAGTTGCTGGCAATGAAACACCTAAGTTTGTCTCTACAGATGCTAAGCGTACTGCTTATGTGAATGCGCGTACTTCATCGGGCTCTAGCAGTGGTGGCAGCGTTTCGTTTGGTTTATTAGGCATGCTAATGTTGATCGCTGGTGTGAGAAAAGCGGTTAAACGCTAG
- a CDS encoding helix-turn-helix transcriptional regulator yields MSQEPIVMALIERRKRANLSQEKLAASAGMSLKTYQRIERGEADIKMSQYRSIIRTLKATDLDVVLDVVGASHATAEDVAAVSRLLTNEERMLLIKLILAFKKPQ; encoded by the coding sequence ATGTCACAAGAGCCGATTGTCATGGCGCTCATTGAGCGTAGGAAGCGAGCTAATTTGTCCCAAGAGAAACTGGCTGCTAGCGCAGGAATGAGCTTAAAAACTTATCAGCGCATCGAGCGCGGTGAAGCAGATATTAAGATGTCACAATATCGCTCGATAATTCGGACATTGAAAGCGACAGATCTGGATGTGGTGTTAGATGTTGTTGGCGCTTCTCATGCAACGGCCGAAGACGTCGCTGCGGTGAGTCGCTTGCTCACAAATGAAGAACGCATGTTGCTGATCAAGCTAATTCTCGCGTTTAAAAAGCCACAGTGA
- the arfB gene encoding aminoacyl-tRNA hydrolase — protein MLQISNSVSIQDWELQLTAIRAQGAGGQNVNKVSSAIHLRFDIKHSTLPDFYKEKLLAFKDSRITKDGVIIIKAQQYRTQEQNREDALVRLKELILEATKVQKVRRATKPTRSSQRKRLENKKQRSNTKQLRGRVS, from the coding sequence ATGTTACAAATATCTAACTCTGTATCAATTCAAGACTGGGAACTTCAGTTAACCGCGATCAGAGCCCAAGGTGCGGGAGGCCAAAACGTCAATAAGGTCTCTAGCGCAATACACTTACGCTTCGATATCAAGCACTCTACTCTGCCCGATTTCTACAAAGAAAAGTTGTTGGCCTTCAAAGATAGCCGAATTACTAAAGACGGTGTGATCATCATTAAAGCGCAACAATACAGAACTCAGGAGCAAAACCGAGAAGATGCGTTAGTACGCTTGAAAGAACTGATATTGGAAGCAACAAAGGTTCAAAAAGTAAGAAGAGCCACTAAGCCTACACGTAGCTCACAAAGAAAGCGTTTAGAGAACAAAAAGCAAAGAAGCAACACCAAACAACTTAGAGGAAGAGTGAGCTAG
- a CDS encoding beta-phosphoglucomutase family hydrolase, translating into MKIDLTAYEGLIFDMDGTLIDTMPAHVQAWQQTAQEFGFHFEASWLHSLGGMPSYKIAGEVNSKYGLSLDPQAVSKFKMASFAAIEDKGDVIPCTHSLLLEHLGNKKIAVGTGSQRKSAEQLLEKTNILSKLDILVTATDVKNHKPNPDTFLDACFGMGLQPKQCVVFEDTDLGKQAAHAAKMDCILVVDGNKLEFHPAPS; encoded by the coding sequence ATGAAAATAGATTTAACGGCATATGAAGGATTAATCTTTGATATGGATGGTACGTTGATCGACACAATGCCGGCTCATGTCCAGGCTTGGCAGCAAACGGCACAGGAATTTGGATTCCACTTTGAAGCATCTTGGCTGCATAGCTTAGGCGGCATGCCGAGCTACAAAATAGCAGGCGAAGTGAACAGCAAATACGGTTTGTCTCTCGACCCGCAGGCGGTGTCTAAGTTCAAGATGGCATCATTCGCGGCGATTGAAGACAAAGGGGATGTCATCCCTTGTACACATTCGTTATTACTCGAACATTTAGGAAATAAGAAGATTGCGGTTGGAACAGGAAGCCAGCGTAAAAGCGCGGAGCAGTTGCTAGAAAAGACGAACATTCTTAGCAAGCTCGATATTCTTGTTACCGCTACAGACGTGAAAAATCACAAACCGAACCCTGATACCTTCTTAGATGCTTGTTTTGGTATGGGGTTACAACCGAAGCAATGTGTGGTGTTTGAGGATACGGACCTTGGTAAACAAGCTGCTCACGCAGCAAAGATGGACTGTATTCTAGTGGTAGATGGAAATAAATTAGAGTTTCACCCTGCACCGAGCTGA
- a CDS encoding diguanylate cyclase: protein MNTSIKKLVSQFLCTVFALGLVPALYINSEFDRVEAQHSLNIKQSSQNQIEYSFHELAVIVEQISNSVPSIADSKTLLRAIKEPSVIHTEALQDLWVMLARGQKYYSQLRYLDLTGNEVFRINYKDGHASVVPEHELQDKSSRSYFSALQELKIGEVSTKGIDLEVENGQIVRPLIPALRIMSPVADNNRIIGYFIANLNMLEIYKRLHYQIGDSSAVPIILNKTGHIIMGPDPSLSFGHVIESRSGQTYAKLYPKLWAAIKDNTSSSYFDGENWYFHADISPKIKQFEGPIYMVLHIENQQFNSQYQRENHAIVVQIVTLTVLISMISAGFVLWNRNHKKNSIESQLAKAAMNGMSALVITDRNNRIIKVNQEFTRVSGYELEDVKGRQPSMFASGRYNQEFYIKMWSVIKKQGMWEGEVVNRRKDGSLITEILRIQTIKDAKGVIQFYVASFVDISKHKELENKLRNLSEKDALAGCWNRRKFDLELRDECSRINRYPTREHSCLAILDIDHFKRINDRFGHDYGDRVIQTVAQVLQRECRETDFVARIGGEEFGVILPHTTTEEADYVLNRLRIAVSLELDSVVTVSAGITNLTGDPALNYKCADLALYEAKAAGRDSVCLFLDTEMSEIA from the coding sequence ATGAATACAAGTATAAAGAAACTAGTCAGCCAATTTCTGTGCACCGTGTTTGCCCTAGGATTAGTCCCTGCCCTCTATATCAACTCTGAATTCGACAGAGTCGAAGCCCAGCACTCGCTAAACATCAAACAATCTAGCCAAAACCAGATTGAGTACAGCTTTCACGAGCTCGCTGTCATTGTTGAACAAATCTCTAACTCCGTTCCCTCTATAGCAGATTCCAAAACGTTACTTCGAGCAATTAAAGAGCCGTCGGTCATTCACACGGAAGCGTTACAAGATCTGTGGGTAATGCTTGCACGTGGCCAAAAGTACTATTCTCAATTACGCTATCTTGATTTAACCGGTAATGAAGTGTTCCGCATTAATTACAAAGATGGCCATGCTTCAGTTGTTCCGGAACACGAACTCCAAGATAAATCATCACGTAGTTACTTCTCCGCACTTCAAGAACTTAAGATCGGCGAGGTCAGTACTAAAGGCATCGACCTTGAAGTCGAAAACGGTCAGATAGTTCGCCCGTTGATTCCGGCACTGCGGATTATGTCACCTGTCGCAGACAACAATCGCATTATTGGTTACTTCATTGCCAACTTAAACATGCTAGAGATTTATAAACGCCTTCATTACCAAATCGGCGACTCCTCTGCTGTCCCAATTATTCTCAATAAGACTGGTCACATCATCATGGGGCCAGATCCTTCACTGTCTTTTGGTCACGTTATTGAATCACGCTCAGGCCAAACATATGCCAAGCTGTATCCCAAGCTCTGGGCTGCGATAAAAGACAACACATCTTCTAGTTACTTTGATGGTGAAAACTGGTATTTCCATGCTGATATCAGTCCTAAGATCAAGCAGTTTGAAGGCCCTATCTACATGGTACTTCATATAGAGAATCAGCAGTTTAATAGCCAGTACCAACGTGAGAACCACGCCATCGTCGTGCAGATCGTTACCTTAACGGTTTTAATCTCGATGATCTCAGCAGGTTTTGTACTGTGGAACAGAAACCATAAGAAGAACAGTATTGAAAGCCAATTAGCAAAGGCCGCGATGAATGGCATGTCGGCATTGGTCATCACTGACCGTAATAACCGCATCATCAAAGTAAACCAAGAGTTTACTCGAGTCAGTGGTTATGAATTGGAAGACGTAAAAGGTCGCCAACCTTCAATGTTTGCATCAGGGCGTTACAACCAAGAGTTCTACATCAAAATGTGGAGCGTTATTAAGAAGCAAGGTATGTGGGAAGGTGAAGTCGTCAACCGTCGTAAAGACGGGTCGTTGATTACTGAAATACTTCGCATCCAAACCATTAAAGATGCAAAAGGCGTAATCCAGTTTTATGTCGCGTCATTTGTTGATATCAGTAAACACAAAGAGCTTGAGAACAAACTAAGAAACTTAAGCGAAAAAGACGCCTTAGCGGGATGTTGGAACCGCCGCAAGTTTGATCTGGAGCTGCGCGATGAATGCTCCCGTATTAACCGTTACCCTACCCGAGAACACTCTTGTTTGGCGATCCTAGATATCGATCACTTCAAACGCATTAACGATAGGTTTGGTCATGACTATGGTGATCGAGTGATTCAGACCGTTGCTCAAGTATTGCAACGTGAGTGTCGTGAAACTGACTTCGTTGCTCGTATTGGCGGTGAAGAGTTTGGTGTTATTCTTCCTCACACCACAACAGAAGAAGCTGACTACGTGCTTAATAGGCTGCGAATTGCGGTTAGTCTTGAGCTAGACAGTGTTGTTACCGTTAGTGCTGGTATCACGAATCTAACTGGCGACCCTGCCCTAAACTACAAATGTGCCGACCTAGCGCTATACGAAGCGAAAGCTGCAGGGCGTGATAGCGTATGTCTATTCTTAGACACCGAGATGAGTGAAATCGCCTAG
- a CDS encoding formate--tetrahydrofolate ligase, which yields MLSDIDICRSTPLKNISEVAKQAGLQEQEHQPLGQFKSKVSLTSLERLSQKPDGKLVVVTAITPTPLGEGKTVTTIGLAQGLAKINQSAMACIRQPSMGPVFGVKGGAAGGGYSQVAPMDELNLHLTGDIHAVTAAHNLASAAIDARLYHEQREGLQAFETRSGLKALDIDPSRIVWRRVLDHNDRALRMITVGKNETDKTINGYEREDGFDISAASELMAILALADDLQDLRKRIGRVVLAYNRQGKPLTANDFDVAGAMTVTMKDSIEPTLMQTLEGVPTLIHAGPFANIAHGNSSIIADKIALKLSDFVVTEGGFGSDMGFEKACNIKVKASGKKPDCAVVVATLRGLKANSGLYDLRPGTPLPDSLFSDDNDGLLSGFENLKWHINNVKQYGVPTVVAINRFPQDSQQELDTLKQMITEFDSNVAVEVSEAFDQGGDGVTKLAQAVVKSCQSDSDFKPLYQTGQSLEEKLMAVAEIGYGAASITLSPKAKQQLAEFKQHGYQDLSVCLAKTPLSISTEAYIKGAPSQFDVPVRELKLCAGAGFIYALCGNVMTMPGLPDKPAFMSLDIDSNGNIVGLS from the coding sequence ATGCTGTCTGATATCGATATTTGTCGTTCAACACCCCTTAAAAACATCAGTGAGGTTGCTAAGCAAGCCGGCCTACAAGAACAAGAACATCAGCCCTTGGGGCAATTCAAATCAAAGGTGTCTCTAACATCACTCGAACGCCTATCTCAAAAGCCAGATGGAAAACTGGTTGTCGTGACCGCAATTACACCGACACCACTTGGTGAAGGAAAGACCGTGACGACTATCGGTTTAGCACAAGGACTGGCGAAGATTAACCAATCAGCAATGGCGTGTATTCGCCAACCTTCAATGGGCCCAGTGTTTGGTGTGAAAGGTGGTGCTGCTGGCGGTGGTTATTCTCAAGTTGCTCCTATGGACGAGTTGAACCTTCACCTAACTGGTGATATCCATGCTGTAACAGCCGCTCATAACCTTGCCTCTGCGGCTATTGATGCACGCTTGTATCACGAACAGCGTGAAGGCTTACAAGCATTTGAAACTCGCTCAGGCTTGAAAGCACTGGATATAGACCCTAGCAGAATCGTTTGGCGACGTGTACTCGACCATAATGACCGCGCGTTACGTATGATTACCGTGGGTAAAAACGAAACGGATAAAACGATCAACGGCTATGAACGCGAAGATGGATTTGATATCTCAGCCGCCTCAGAGCTTATGGCTATTTTAGCACTGGCCGATGACCTGCAAGATTTACGCAAACGAATTGGTCGTGTCGTACTGGCATACAACAGACAAGGTAAGCCTTTAACAGCAAATGACTTTGATGTTGCCGGTGCAATGACAGTAACAATGAAAGACTCTATCGAACCAACCTTGATGCAGACACTTGAAGGCGTACCAACGCTTATACACGCAGGTCCTTTTGCGAATATTGCTCATGGTAACTCTTCGATTATTGCAGATAAGATCGCACTGAAACTCAGCGACTTCGTTGTAACTGAAGGTGGATTTGGTTCAGATATGGGCTTCGAAAAGGCCTGCAATATCAAAGTTAAAGCATCTGGTAAGAAGCCCGATTGCGCGGTAGTCGTAGCGACATTGCGTGGACTAAAGGCGAACTCTGGTTTGTATGATTTGAGACCAGGAACACCACTACCCGATTCGCTCTTCAGTGACGACAACGACGGGTTACTCTCTGGCTTTGAAAACCTAAAGTGGCACATTAACAACGTTAAGCAATACGGTGTGCCTACCGTAGTAGCGATCAACCGCTTCCCGCAAGATTCTCAACAAGAACTCGACACATTGAAACAGATGATTACAGAGTTCGATAGCAACGTCGCTGTTGAAGTCAGTGAAGCATTTGATCAAGGCGGTGACGGCGTAACTAAACTTGCACAAGCGGTTGTCAAATCATGCCAAAGTGACAGTGACTTTAAGCCCCTTTACCAAACAGGCCAAAGCTTAGAAGAGAAACTCATGGCGGTTGCTGAAATCGGTTACGGTGCCGCGAGTATTACACTCTCCCCGAAAGCAAAGCAGCAGTTGGCTGAGTTTAAACAACATGGCTATCAAGACCTGTCGGTATGCTTAGCTAAAACACCACTCTCTATTTCAACGGAAGCATATATCAAAGGCGCACCAAGCCAATTTGACGTGCCCGTAAGAGAACTAAAACTGTGTGCGGGTGCTGGTTTTATTTACGCTTTATGCGGCAATGTAATGACCATGCCTGGGTTACCAGATAAACCGGCGTTCATGTCGTTAGATATTGATAGTAATGGAAATATTGTTGGTCTTAGTTAG
- a CDS encoding inosine/guanosine kinase produces MKFPGQRKSKHYFPTHARDPLVNQIQQTPKLHRATIVGVGQTIVDIEARVDSAFLDKYELSKGHSLVLEESKADALYEELVERGLITHQYPGDTIGNTLHNYSVLADSKSVLLGVMSKKIEVGSFGYRYLCRTSSRMNLNHLQTVDGPIGRCYTLITEDGERTFAINEGHMNQLLPESIPEKVFEKASALVVSSYLMRGNPEDPMPKAVQKAIEYAKAHNVPVVLTLGTKYVIEGNAEWWQEYLKENVTIVAMNEDEGEALTGEKDPLLAANKALEWVDLVLCTAGPIGLYMAGYTDELAKRETTLPLLPGNIPEFNKYEFSRAMRKQDCENPVKVYSHIGPYLGGPLEIKNTNGAGDGALSALLHDMAANSYHFVNVPNSEKHEHTCLTYSSLSQICKYANRVSYEVLTQHSPRLSRALPEREDSLEETYWDR; encoded by the coding sequence ATGAAGTTTCCTGGACAGCGTAAATCTAAGCATTACTTTCCAACTCACGCACGTGATCCGTTGGTCAACCAAATTCAACAAACACCTAAACTGCACCGTGCAACGATTGTTGGTGTAGGTCAAACCATTGTTGATATCGAAGCTCGTGTTGACAGTGCGTTCCTTGATAAATATGAGCTGAGTAAAGGTCACTCACTGGTATTGGAAGAAAGTAAAGCCGATGCGCTGTATGAAGAGCTTGTAGAGCGCGGTTTGATTACGCATCAATACCCTGGCGATACTATCGGCAACACACTGCACAACTATTCCGTACTTGCAGACAGCAAATCTGTACTGCTTGGCGTAATGTCTAAGAAAATTGAAGTTGGCTCATTTGGTTACCGTTACCTTTGCCGCACTTCTTCTCGTATGAACCTGAACCACTTACAAACGGTAGATGGCCCAATCGGTCGTTGTTACACGCTAATTACCGAAGATGGCGAGCGTACGTTTGCGATTAACGAAGGACACATGAACCAGCTGCTTCCAGAGAGCATTCCTGAGAAAGTGTTCGAGAAAGCATCGGCTCTAGTCGTTTCTTCGTACCTAATGCGCGGTAACCCTGAAGATCCAATGCCAAAAGCAGTACAAAAGGCGATTGAATACGCGAAAGCGCACAACGTCCCTGTTGTTCTAACGCTTGGTACTAAATACGTGATCGAAGGTAACGCTGAATGGTGGCAAGAATACCTGAAAGAGAACGTAACTATCGTTGCGATGAATGAAGACGAAGGTGAAGCGTTAACAGGCGAAAAAGATCCACTTCTTGCAGCGAACAAAGCACTAGAATGGGTTGACTTAGTACTGTGTACTGCTGGTCCAATCGGCCTTTATATGGCAGGTTACACAGACGAGCTAGCAAAACGCGAAACTACACTTCCACTGTTACCAGGCAATATCCCTGAGTTCAATAAATACGAATTCAGCCGTGCTATGCGTAAACAAGACTGTGAAAATCCAGTTAAAGTATACTCTCACATTGGTCCATACCTTGGTGGTCCACTAGAGATTAAGAACACTAATGGTGCGGGTGATGGCGCGCTTTCTGCTCTGTTACACGACATGGCAGCAAACAGCTACCACTTCGTTAACGTGCCAAACTCAGAGAAACACGAACACACGTGTCTAACATACTCTTCACTATCTCAGATTTGTAAGTATGCAAACCGCGTAAGCTACGAAGTGCTAACACAGCACTCACCTCGCCTTTCTCGTGCACTACCAGAACGCGAAGATAGCTTAGAAGAAACATACTGGGACCGTTAA
- a CDS encoding CreA family protein: protein MKKALIAAGIMTMLAGCSDNEVGDVSLGFFTMKDIKMSSLDDDKIPGVTCHIASIEANLSLSDPSDSSISCRQTGEITPEMIAQIDKSKSGEVVFKQSKSIFFKTMKVRRIYDAENQSLLYLSYTTKETEGSFKHSLSTVPLWGTAAYVDPATLVPTE, encoded by the coding sequence ATGAAAAAAGCCTTAATAGCAGCCGGTATCATGACAATGTTAGCAGGTTGTTCGGACAACGAGGTTGGCGACGTATCTTTAGGTTTCTTCACAATGAAGGATATTAAGATGTCATCTTTAGACGATGACAAAATCCCGGGCGTAACGTGTCACATAGCTTCCATCGAAGCGAACCTGAGTCTTTCTGATCCAAGTGATAGCTCTATTTCTTGCCGCCAAACGGGTGAAATCACGCCTGAAATGATCGCGCAGATTGATAAGAGTAAATCTGGCGAAGTGGTATTCAAGCAGTCGAAAAGTATTTTCTTCAAAACCATGAAAGTTCGCCGTATTTACGACGCAGAAAACCAGTCCCTGCTCTACTTGTCTTACACCACTAAAGAGACTGAAGGCAGCTTCAAACACAGCCTATCTACTGTTCCTCTGTGGGGTACAGCGGCTTACGTTGATCCAGCAACACTCGTACCAACAGAATAA
- a CDS encoding HD domain-containing protein: MYKLLISIAVLCVSAFSPAIYANDWDVKQILVLHSYEPSYQWTADFQKGIDNAFKQSHGEVKLSIEYLDTKRIHNQDYYDSLVDYFEAKYSGYEFDGVIATDDNAANFLESLGAIIDRSTPVVAVGINDLDTDMYSVTDKATVLYENDHIDINIELISQLRPNIKNLYFVNDYSVTSQLIRKEVHKVMAGYPQINLVEISNQTLEQAGEYLKNISADDAVLISHYNTELTQGVYHSYTEIAETISQASAAPVFALWQFYILGDVLGGYVNHSQSMGEQAVDALDKYVPLGFKSSLVPGDNIRFVFNYDAMKKFGLRESTLPEESVIINEPSSFIRKNFQLLLGLTMVIAGLSLIIVMQFITLRQKKELAKKNKRILALQKQTLNVQKEMIHVLGEAIETRSGETGNHVKRVAKLSALLAKHSGLSHREVEMIEIISPMHDVGKISVPESILDKPGKLTEQEWEVMKLHTTAGYNLLKSGAGDITNLAAIIANEHHERWDGAGYPNGKAGEEIHLFARITAVADVFDALLSARCYKEPWSLDMVVDLFERECGYQFDPQLTRLLLKHLPEFVAIRDTYPDTAAFEYTFKVEEQSKVEEETAVS; encoded by the coding sequence ATGTACAAGCTATTGATCTCAATCGCTGTATTGTGTGTTAGCGCTTTTTCTCCTGCAATTTATGCTAACGACTGGGATGTTAAACAAATCCTAGTATTACACTCCTACGAACCTTCCTATCAATGGACCGCTGATTTCCAAAAGGGGATCGATAACGCGTTCAAGCAATCCCATGGCGAAGTAAAACTCTCTATCGAGTATTTAGATACTAAACGCATTCATAACCAAGACTACTACGATTCTCTCGTGGATTACTTCGAAGCAAAATATTCAGGTTATGAGTTTGATGGGGTAATCGCGACTGATGATAATGCCGCTAATTTCCTTGAGTCACTAGGTGCAATCATAGATCGTTCAACACCTGTTGTTGCCGTTGGTATTAATGACTTAGATACAGACATGTACTCCGTGACCGACAAAGCGACTGTGCTTTATGAGAATGATCATATTGATATTAATATTGAGCTCATTTCTCAGCTACGCCCAAATATCAAGAACTTATACTTTGTAAATGATTACAGTGTCACGTCTCAGCTGATCCGTAAAGAAGTTCATAAAGTCATGGCGGGCTATCCACAAATCAATCTTGTGGAAATCAGCAATCAGACTTTAGAGCAGGCGGGTGAGTATTTGAAAAATATCTCCGCCGATGATGCAGTGTTGATTAGTCACTACAACACCGAATTGACGCAAGGTGTCTACCACTCTTATACCGAAATTGCAGAAACCATATCTCAGGCGAGCGCTGCACCCGTATTCGCACTTTGGCAGTTTTACATTCTTGGGGATGTTCTTGGCGGATATGTGAATCATTCACAAAGTATGGGTGAACAAGCGGTCGATGCATTGGATAAGTACGTCCCACTTGGTTTTAAAAGCTCGTTAGTACCCGGTGATAACATACGTTTTGTATTCAATTACGATGCGATGAAAAAGTTCGGATTACGTGAAAGTACACTTCCAGAAGAATCGGTAATCATTAACGAACCTTCATCTTTCATACGTAAGAACTTCCAGTTGCTATTGGGCTTAACCATGGTAATCGCAGGTTTGAGCTTGATTATCGTGATGCAATTTATCACCTTACGTCAGAAAAAAGAGTTAGCCAAAAAGAACAAACGGATTCTAGCGCTGCAAAAACAGACGTTAAATGTACAAAAAGAGATGATTCATGTCTTAGGTGAAGCCATTGAGACTCGTTCAGGCGAGACTGGCAATCACGTAAAACGCGTTGCCAAATTGTCAGCACTGTTAGCTAAACACAGCGGCTTGAGTCATAGAGAAGTCGAGATGATAGAGATCATCAGCCCAATGCACGATGTCGGTAAGATCTCGGTTCCTGAGTCTATTCTCGATAAACCGGGCAAGCTAACCGAGCAAGAGTGGGAGGTAATGAAGCTTCATACCACTGCCGGTTATAATTTATTGAAGAGCGGTGCGGGTGATATTACTAACCTTGCGGCAATTATTGCCAATGAACATCATGAGCGTTGGGACGGTGCCGGGTATCCAAATGGTAAAGCAGGTGAGGAGATTCATTTGTTCGCGCGTATTACCGCTGTAGCGGACGTATTTGATGCGTTGCTGAGCGCACGTTGTTACAAAGAACCTTGGTCTTTAGATATGGTTGTCGATTTATTCGAACGCGAGTGCGGTTATCAATTCGACCCACAACTCACTCGATTACTTCTAAAACATTTGCCTGAATTTGTCGCGATACGTGATACTTATCCTGACACCGCAGCTTTTGAATATACCTTCAAGGTTGAAGAGCAATCCAAAGTCGAAGAAGAGACGGCAGTCAGTTAA